CAATCGAGGATATCGCCGGAAGCAGTCGCAACGACATTGTCGCTGTAACTTCCGATGGTTGGGCTGCGCATTTCGACGGTACAAACTGGGCTGTCCTTGATCTACCAACCAACGCAAGTCTGACCAGTATCTGTCGGCTGAACAACGATCGCTATGCCATTGCTGGCAAGAATGGAGTTGTACTGATCGGCGCTGCAGATCAATGGTCGGTTGTTCAGCCGATTGACACGAGAAGAAGCTATTGGGGGGTTGCGGCATATGGCGATGTAATATATGCAGCACATTCGGCCGGTGTGGACAAAGTTGCCGGACAGACATTGATTGCATTGGATATAGAGGAAGCAGACCTCCAATTCACAGTGCTTCGAAGCAGCAGCGAAGGGGTCTGGTCCTTTGCGGACAGAACGATTGGGTTGATCCGCGATGATCAATGGCAAACGGTAATGAAGTGATGCGTGCGAAGGCACTTGGAGCAGCACCGTAACTCCGGACCGCTTCGCGGAAGCGTGTGTCCACAACCATTGCGCTGCGAAAATGGAGTCAGAGCAATTTTTTTCTCTATGCTTTGTAGTCATTAGAATCAACCATCCCCCGTTTCACCCAAGGCGTGTGAGAGAAAGTAAATGGCAAATGCAACAATCTACGCCTTGCTTGGCGCGGCTCCAGGCCTCGTAATCGTCGCGCTGACATGGGTGAAGGGGCTAAGGCTCGAATCGCGTGCGTCAACTCAAGGAACTCCAGCGCTTCGTCCTCGCGGCGATCCCTCGACGTTCCTGTTCGGCGTACAGGCGCCCTTCGCCAAGATGCCGACGCAGGCCAGGGAAGTGACGTTCTGGGCGGACGTGAAGTTTTCGCTCGCCGAACCCTACAAGCCGCTGATCGATGGCGCCAGGCTCCGCTTCGAAGACGCGCCGCCCGGCGGCTGACGGGCGCCAGGCGACAAGATCCACGATCGAGCGCCTGCTTCCCCCCAAGACCGACGCTATCGCGGGAAGGCGCATCGAGCGCCGCGGACCATCGTGTTCGATGGTGCGTTATCCCGGTGCCGTATCCGATATCGCCTCGGCGGCAGGCCCTGCGCCGCCTGCTTGTGCGGCGCAAAGTGATACTGTAGTGTCACTTCATGCGTACTGAACTCGTCACGACCCTCAAACGCCAGGCCACCGAGCTCCTCGCGGATATCGAGCGGGACAAGCAGCCCATCCTGATCACCCAGCACGGTCTGCCCAGTGCCTATCTGGTGGATGTGGAGAGCTACCAGCTCATGCAGCAGCGCATGGCGGTACTCGAAGGCATTGCCCGGGGCGAACAGGCGATCGCCGAAGGGCGCGTGGCAAGCCATGCCCAAGCGAAGAAACGCCTGGCCAGATGGCTGAAATAGTCTGGTCGGAACCGGCACTTGGCGACCTGGATGCGATCGCCGACTACATCGCACTGGAGAGCCCGCTTGCCGCGTCCGAGTTCGTCAAGCGTGTGTTCGCGCATGTCGGGCAGTTGGCGGACCACCCGGAGAGCGGTAGCCGCCCGCCGGAATTGGGGCGCTCGCGTTATCGCCAGATCGTCGAGCCACCTTGTCGCGTCTTCTACCGCTTCGATGGGCATCAGGTGTTTATCCTGCATGTCATGCGGTCGGAGCGGATACTGCGCAAGGCGCGGCTCGCACCCGCGGCCAAACAGGGGAAGTGATCGCCGGTGAGCCGGCATACCTCGGTTGGGCCGAGTCATGACATGATCGTGGCCAGGGGGCCGCACCAGTTGGATTACCGTAAGGGATGCTGTCCAACCTTCACCCAGGCCGATTCCCTTGTGCGGATCGGCCAGCATCAGGCGCAACGTCCATGCAGATCAATCGCGGTCGCGCAGTGACTTATGGCCTCGTCGCCATCCTCGGTATCGTGGCCTTGCAGGCATTCAACAGCTTCGCCTGCTACCACCACGGCGTGCGCGACTTCCTGCTTGCGCTGGGGATGTTCCTGTTCATTCCCCTGTTGCCGGCGATCATCGCGCTGGCGACGGCCAATCCGTTGCGGGCCATCGGTGGTTGCCTTCTGCTCGCGCCATGGCTGGGGCTGGCCTACTACACCGATTGCGTGCGCCCCTACACCGGCGGCGGGGCGTCGATGGTCTATGTCGCGGTCCTGTTCTGGGGAACGCCATGCTCGATCCTTGGCGTCCTCCTGACGGGCCCCGTCACGCGCCTGTTCGGAATCGCGGTGGCGGGCGCGGGCGCGACCACGCGCTAGGCCGAAAGGGCATTCAAGCCCGCCGTGTTCCGTGGAGAGTTTTGAATCGGCGCTCATCGAGGCCCGATCCTGCCGTGTGCGCTCCGCGAACCTGGCTGCCCGCAAGCAGATGCAGGCGGGCATCGCGGCCATCCATCGGCATGTCGGGTCGCGCTGGCGCCTGAAGCCGGCGCGCGCTGGCAACGCGCAACGGTCACGCAACTCCCGTATCCTTGCCCGCCTCTGCCGTCCACGGATACACCCGATGTCCTTGCGCACCGTGTTCCTGCTCGCTTGCCTGTCGCTCGGTGCGGCGCCGTTGGCGCAGGCGCAGAAGCATTGCCTGCCCTATGGCCCGATCCAGGTCACGCTGTCGGGCAAGCTGGAGCGGCGCGCGGGGGCTGCGTCGGCCGGCGGCGCGGCGGCGGTCGAAGATGGCAACCAAGTCCTCGTGCTGCCGAAGGCGCTCTGCGTGGCGGCGTCGGCCGATGGGCGGATGGCCGGCCACGACGACGTGCGTCGCCTGCGCCTGGCGTTGACCGCGGATCAGGCGGCGCACCTGGGCGAGGAGGGAGCCGGGCAGATCGTGCGGGTCACCGGCGCGTTGTCGGAGGCTGCGGCTGCCGAGGGGGAACCTGCGCTGCGGCTGACGGTGGTCGGCGTCGACAGCGACTGAGTTGCCGTGGGGAAGCGCTAGGGGAACGACGATCTCCGCAGCACGGCCGATGGCGGGGCGATCCATCGCTGGCACTCACCGGCTCGCTCGTTAGGAACTGCTCCATAGCCGCGCCATGGCGGGTCGCGGCGTCCAGGCTCCATTGCCCGGTCTGCGAAAGCACCGCTCGCCATCGGCGCTCGCCCTGGATGAGGCGAGCGCCCACAACCGAACCTCACTCCTGCGTCGGCGCCCGCGCATCCACCACCCCGGGAATCGGCGTGGCGTCGGGGAAGGCCGGTCGCAGCAGGTCCACGCCGTCCTGTGGCTTGGCCAGTGCGGTCAGGTCCTTGCGGTCGGCGCGCAGTTCGGCGGCGCTGTGCGTGGCGGCCTGGTCGCGGCGCGCCTGCAGCGCCGGCTGCAGTTCGCCGTCGCGGTTGAACGACCAGGCCAGCATCGCATCGCCCTTGGGCATCGCGTCGCCGGGATCGGCGCCGTCGCGGGTATGCCAGGTATGCCAGGTCTTGCCGTAGCTGTTCATCTTGGTCCGCATCAGTTCCTTCTCCGCCGCCAGCGGCAAGCCGGGCGCGGACAGTTGCCCGGACAGGATTTCGCCGTTGTGCGGATGCCAGTAGCCGCGTTCTTCGGGCAGCAGGCGTTGGTACAGGGTCTCGGAGATGATGTATTCGACGCCGGTCAGGTTGGCCTGCGCGCTGTCGCCGTCGAACAGGGCGCACTGCGCGAAGTCCTGGTTGACCTGGCGGCAGAAGTGGTGCGCTTCCATCTGCTGGTGCGGGTGGTCCTTCATCGGGTGGAAGCCGACCAGGTGGATGTCGAGCTTGGCC
The Xanthomonas sp. AM6 DNA segment above includes these coding regions:
- a CDS encoding Na+:solute symporter; this encodes MQINRGRAVTYGLVAILGIVALQAFNSFACYHHGVRDFLLALGMFLFIPLLPAIIALATANPLRAIGGCLLLAPWLGLAYYTDCVRPYTGGGASMVYVAVLFWGTPCSILGVLLTGPVTRLFGIAVAGAGATTR
- a CDS encoding type II toxin-antitoxin system prevent-host-death family antitoxin — encoded protein: MRTELVTTLKRQATELLADIERDKQPILITQHGLPSAYLVDVESYQLMQQRMAVLEGIARGEQAIAEGRVASHAQAKKRLARWLK
- a CDS encoding OBAP family protein produces the protein MRTTLLVPLLLVLGACSRDATGPATHPPGTAETAKTNALEAGAKALQNDGPVAKLDIHLVGFHPMKDHPHQQMEAHHFCRQVNQDFAQCALFDGDSAQANLTGVEYIISETLYQRLLPEERGYWHPHNGEILSGQLSAPGLPLAAEKELMRTKMNSYGKTWHTWHTRDGADPGDAMPKGDAMLAWSFNRDGELQPALQARRDQAATHSAAELRADRKDLTALAKPQDGVDLLRPAFPDATPIPGVVDARAPTQE
- a CDS encoding type II toxin-antitoxin system RelE/ParE family toxin, encoding MAEIVWSEPALGDLDAIADYIALESPLAASEFVKRVFAHVGQLADHPESGSRPPELGRSRYRQIVEPPCRVFYRFDGHQVFILHVMRSERILRKARLAPAAKQGK